The following coding sequences lie in one Haematobia irritans isolate KBUSLIRL chromosome 3, ASM5000362v1, whole genome shotgun sequence genomic window:
- the Gmer gene encoding GDP-L-fucose synthase-like protein: MRKVLVTGGTGLVGKALEKVTSEENSVDENWYFAGSKDGDLKDLEATKALFEKVKPTHVIHLAAMVGGLFHNMNNNLDFLRVNLQINDNVLQTAHEYGCKKVISCLSTCIFPDKTTYPIDETMVHNGPPHTSNYGYSYAKRLIDIQNHAYHDKHGHMFTSIIPCNIFGPNDNYKPDVSHVIPGMIYRMHKLLNENTDIEQENKTFTVYGTGKPMRQFIYSLDLAKLIVWVLRNYESVEPIILSVDEQQEVSILDVAKAIAKAFDFKGKIECDTSKADGQYKKTASNKKLRTFLPQFQFTEFEKAIKESVQWYIENYDEARK, translated from the exons atgcgtAAAGTTTTGGTTACTGGTGGAACTGGACTCGTGGGGAAGGCTTTAGAAAAAGTAACATCCGAAGAAAATTCTGTTGATGAGAACTGGTACTTTGCCGGTTCCAAAGATGGAGATCTAAAGGACTTGGAAGCCACCAAAGCTTTATTCGAGAAAGTGAAACCAACGCATGTGATTCATTTGGCTGCAATGGTTGGTGGTTTATTTCATAAtatgaataacaatttggatttTCTG CGTGTCAATCTTCAAATCAACGATAATGTTCTTCAAACAGCACATGAATATGGCTGCAAGAAAGTCATTTCCTGTCTAAGTACATGCATTTTTCCAGATAAAACAACATATCCCATAGACGAAACTATGGTCCATAATGGACCACCACATACATCAAATTATGGATACTCGTATGCGAAACGTTTAATCGATATTCAAAATCATGCATATCACGATAAACACGGTCATATGTTCACTTCGATCATTCCTTGTAATATATTTGGTCCAAACGATAACTATAAGCCCGATGTAAGTCATGTTATACCAGGTATGATATATCGGATGCATAAGCTGTTGAATGAAAATACCGATATAgaacaagaaaataaaacattCACAGTTTATGGAACGGGCAAACCAATGCGACAATTTATCTATAGTCTTGATTTGGCTAAGCTAATTGTATGGGTTTTGAGAAATTATGAAAGTGTTGAGCCGATTATTTTAAGTGTGGATGAACAACAGGAGGTCTCTATATTGGATGTAGCCAAAGCGATAGCAAAAGCCTTCGACTTTAAAGGAAAAATTGAATGTGATACTAGCAAAGCAGATGGTCAGTATAAGAAAACAGCTTCGAATAAGAAACTAAGGACTTTCTTGCCACAATTTCAATTTACTGAATTCGAAAAAGCAATAAAAGAATCTGTACAatggtatatagaaaattatgatgaAGCTAGGAAATAA
- the LOC142228854 gene encoding uncharacterized protein LOC142228854 produces the protein MEMGDYRNYIKIGEILRSPVEVDNQTQYILKCTQCIDMYIELESFVFPCLVHKETEAKNGLKLENEDEIRCDVESYDDCDTKAYIESAVTVKEDNGVDPLSLLESNISDVMVAAPNISQAPTYYQEESSIDEDGSGQFLDASNEEYEGMGTQTHKPKDIATPKFIQNFIKSEENIRTFMEAYKLHSHLLNSKEPHLGQTKKLHQKGVLQIKAEINKKLNLELTNKQISRLVLYMNRKFKNNLEPTHMTNDPETSKESESTKSEQYRLGPKHLLQVLPIYERFPFLWNSDLIEYCCKNQRREALAQMLIAVNQEMGLHEDAESLNLYILYIHNRFAKEKRRQLRKSKVEITDPQYNDVFV, from the exons ATGGAAATGGGTGATTACCGAaactatataaaaattggagaaatACTCAGATCCCCAGTCGAAGTGGATAATCAGAcgcaatatattttaaaatgcaCACAATGTATTGACATGTATATAGAGCTGGAATCCTTTGTGTTTCCTTGTTTGGTGCACAAGGAAACTGAAGCAAAAAATGGATTGAAACTTGAAAATGAAGATGAAATAAGATGTGATGTGGAATCTTATGACGATTGTGATACCAAAGCTTATATAGAATCAGCTGTAACTGTAAAAGAAGACAATGGTGTG GATCCTCTAAGTTTGCTTGAATCCAACATTTCGGATGTAATGGTAGCCGCACCGAATATTAGTCAAGCACCAACATATTATCAAGAAGAATCATCAATCGATGAGGATGGTTCCGGCCAATTTTTAGATGCCTCAAATGAGGAATACGAAGGAATGGGTACACAG ACCCACAAACCCAAGGATATTGCAACACCTAAATTTATCCAGAATTTTATTAAATCCGAGGAGAATATACGAACATTTATGGAAGCCTATAAATTACACTCGCATTTATTGAATTCAAAAGAACCACATTTAGGCCAGACGAAAAAGCTGCATCAAAAGGGAGTTTTACAAATTAAAGCggaaataaataagaaattaaatttggaattaACAAATAAGCAAATTTCACGTCTAGTGCTATACATGAATCGGAAATTCAAAAACAATTTGGAACCCACACATATGACTAATGATCCAGAAACCAGTAAGGAGAGTGAATCGACAAAGTCCGAACAATATCGTTTGGGACCCAAACACTTATTACAAGTGCTACCTATCTATGAACGTTTTCCTTTTCTTTGGAATAGTGATTTAATAGAATATTGTTGCAAAAATCAAAGGCGAGAAGCTTTAGCCCAAATGCTAATCGCTGTAAACCAAGAAATGGGCTTGCATGAGGATGCAGAATCCCTGaacctttatatactttatattcaTAATCGATTTGCCAAAGAGAAACGGAGACAATTGAGAAAGTCAAAAGTCGAGATCACGGATCCCCAATACAATGATGTGTTTGTATGA